The proteins below come from a single Takifugu rubripes chromosome 10, fTakRub1.2, whole genome shotgun sequence genomic window:
- the svila gene encoding supervillin a isoform X9, with protein sequence MNRKERIARRLEGIEGDLHTSLMPSLVANRLLEEDTPRYTRASDTCTVQRYGSEGFDITEMDLAAPEHQSRAKCGPEPQPSICKEPISTTTVPDLESKAERIARYKAERRRQLAERYGISLDQEPDSDGYSRYTRSREDSEDSERRRRGELFSSDRGRGESVGEEGRDMHSYTRTPSTNPKGGHTALQQSPSDRGYQGGRRRTPPSERERLMNLENQRRAAVPPEAPSSSSYMDGTALSLSTRVPFKDHCVTGMPPTSPKMSRQSPLSSPQHGVSLSSPQHGGSLSSPQHGGSLSSPQHGGSAGDLFIEQQAHSILSRQGVRANRGTDWSLQIDAEGDTQSVINWPSRSSVSSDLAPTDVDDEKLDERAKLSVAAKRSFFRELEKSIDGGAPKARSRNATVDRRLRRAQDRSRTQPVTTQEVVIAAHAPPSEPQTVVSTLGGSAATAHSLQAASQQNATSQQILDRTLLEASKPAPMMERKQPSPSQGEPDTCTLSLAEKMALFNRLAQPPTRVTRLRGDPRHRRNNARYQTQPITLGDMEQESPDGPDEPELCDSPVEHQLQNGPDSQLGPFPMCSSALTGGTVSSEHAGDIHIPGNPAAPNTLFQHAGPLWTSGESVDSSSGPMFTQEQDLGRGKRKLPSPEGRVRQSSPPQPQTGKERRWQEEGEEEQQRWSREGGLGQMSENRLTREKGQNQDPQQSSLALWDSVWTSSACRDPGGIHWEQTDEPKDMTARHMSIRDRVALLKKSGEQDWRNRINRKQGGATFGDHQVGPLEAEPSLNTKEPIVAPPPSPPADPPFHVSSPNESVAQPFCVVISPSASPRTMQVDERHPWRRKRITQSETEVRNVEAQLSIQERKQQIVAQEEAWKAKGHGAANDSAQFTVAARMVKKGLASPSALQASVLSKPKNGTIAISKPQEDLCLNPVTKAGSGLNVESDMKLEQLESFLGKLNKAPCLPEATITVTEKKVKEVMALEDEAFSKFYRAVEELPASVNMLEVHEDFDAIFGPLAPKLTSEMVQHKRAVRPTRNIQASRNPLKSLAAREDIRHEYTEQRLNIGQLESKRMKAERMNKTSGFSDVALAGLASTENFSSINLRSVSISEHVSNNSAVPYKKLMLLQVKGRRHVQTRLVEPRAPSLNSGDCFLLVTPQHCFVWTGEFANVIEKNKASELANFIQSKRDMGCRAQDVQLIEEGMNNHASQEFWKILGGQLSIQSAGTPDEDELYEGAIVETNCIYRLVEDRLVPDDDFWAKMPRCSLLDPKEVLVFDFGSEMYIWHGKEVTLAQRKVAFQLAKHLWNGTFDYTNCDINPLDPGECNPLIPKKGQGRPDWAVFGRLTQHNETTLFKEKFVDWSDSRKTPSPSKVPNDRVSDQKQDPSHSDPRNACDTSLMLHLQPRPVNTRLDGTNVGRGYGLVEAEDWRSYEITTLAVEVWHILEFDYSRLPRQSIGQFHEGDTYVVKWKYMVSTAVGRRQNSEIKMSAAGKEKCCYFFWQGRNATISEKGTSALMTVELDEERGAQVQVQQGKEPPCFLQCFKGGMVIHSGKREEEEEEENCQNDWRLYCVRGEVAVEGHLVEVACNCSSLRSRVSMLLLCVSQALIYLWHGCKAQTHTQEVARTAANQIKEQCPLETGLHSSSNVTIWECDEGAEPAAFWEALGRRDRKAYDCMLQDPGRFNFTPRLYQLSSSSGQFTAVEFLYPARDSKKVNSMPFLEEDLYTASQPALFLVDNHHEVYLWQGWWPQDTGNTGSARIRWDVDRKCAMETVLQYCQDKNGKKPPKAYLIHAGLEPLTFTNMFPSWEHREDIAEITEREAEVCNQIILVEDVLARLCKTTYPLAELLARPLPEGVDPLRLEVYLTDEDFETALEMSREEYSSLPGWKQVNLKKSKGLF encoded by the exons ATGAACAG AAAAGAACGCATCGCTCGGAGGTTGGAGGGCATTGAGGGTGATCTGCATACCTCTTTGATGCCTAGCTTGGTGGCCAATCGGCTTTTGGAGGAGGATACGCCGAGATACACGAGGGCTTCAGACACCT GTACAGTTCAGCGGTATGGCTCAGAGGGATTTGATATCACAGAAATGGATCTCGCTGCACCAGAGCACCAGTCAAGAGCTAAATGTGGACCTGAGCCTCAGCCCTCCATCTGCAAAGAGCCCATCTCCACCACCACAGTACCAGACCTGGAGTCCAAGGCTGAACGCATCGCTCGTTACAAGGCGGAGCGGCGCCGGCAGCTAGCGGAGCGCTACGGTATTTCTCTGGATCAGGAACCAGACTCGGATGGTTACTCTCGCTACACTCGCTCTCGGGAGGATTCAGAAGACTcggagagaagaaggagaggagagttATTCAGCTCAGATAGAGGCAGAGGTGAATCTGTGGGAGAAGAAGGGCGGGATATGCACTCCTACACTCGTACTCCGTCCACGAACCCAAAAGGGGGACACAcagcgctgcagcagagccCCTCTGACCGGGGATACCAGGGGGGTCGGAGGAGGACGCCCCCCTCGGAGAGGGAGAGACTGATGAATCTGGAGAATCAGCGCCGTGCTGCGGTTCCCCCGGAAGCaccgtcctcttcctcatatATGGACGGGACAGCATTGTCTCTGAGTACCAGGGTCCCTTTCAAAGATCACTGTGTTACAGGGATGCCCCCCACCTCACCCAAAATGAGCAGGCAGTcacccctgtcctccccccaaCACGGagtctccctgtcctccccccaaCACGGaggctccctctcctccccccaacACGGAggctccctgtcctccccccaaCACGGAGGCTCAGCAGGGGACCTGTTCATTGAGCAGCAGGCACACAGCATCCTCAGCAGACAAGG CGTGAGGGCCAACCGGGGCACTGATTGGTCCCTCCAGATTGATGCTGAGGGCGACACCCAGTCTGTCATCAACTGGCCGTCGAG GTCCTCGGTGAGTTCAGACCTAGCTCCCACTGACG TTGATGATGAAAAGCTGGATGAGCGAGCTAAGCTAAGTGTGGCGGCCAAGCGCTCCTTCTTCAGG GAACTGGAAAAGAGCATTGATGGAGGAGCCCCTAAAGCCCGATCCAGGAATGCCACAGTGGATCGGAGACTGAGGCGAGCTCAGGACCGCTCCAGGACCCAGCCCGTCACCACCCAGGAGGTGGTCATTGCTGCCCA CGCCCCCCCCTCTGAGCCACAGACTGTTGTCTCCACATTAGGTGGCAGTGCTGCCACTGCACACAG CCTGCAGGCAGCCTCGCAGCAGAACGCCACCTCTCAGCAGATTTTGGACCGCACCCTGCTCGAGGCCTCCAAACCAGCACCGATGATGGAGAGAAAGCAGCCAAGTCCCAGTCAAGGTGAACCTGACACGTGCACCCTGAGCCTGGCTGAGAAGATGGCCCTTTTCAACAGGCTGGCTCAGCCTCCGACCCGGGTCACCAGACTCAGAGGGGACCCTCGGCACCGCAGGAACAACGCCCGCTACCAAACACAGCCCATCACCCTTGGAGACATGGAGCAG GAGTCTCCAGACGGTCCAGATGAGCCGGAGCTGTGTGACAGCCCAGTTGAACATCAA CTTCAGAATGGACCAGATTCCCAGTTGGGACCTTTTCCCATGTGTTCCTCCGCTCTGACGGGAGGAACAGTCTCCTCTGAACATGCAGGAGACATCCACATACCTGGCAACCCTGCTGCCCCCAACACACTCTTCCAGCACGCCGGTCCTCTCTGGACTTCCGGAGAATCAGTGGATTCTTCAAGCGGTCCGATGTTTACCCAGGAACAAGATTTgggaagagggaagaggaagcTGCCTTCCCCTGAGGGGAGAGTCAGGCAGAGTTCTCCACCCCAGCCTCAGACTGGCAAAGAAAGGAGgtggcaggaggagggagaggaggagcagcagagatggagcagagagggagggctCGGACAGATGTCGGAAAACCGCCTGACCCGGGAGAAGGGACAGAACCAGGACCCCCAGCAGAGCAGTTTAG CTCTTTGGGACTCTGTCTGGACCAGCAGTGCCTGTCGGGATCCAGGAGGGATCCATTGGGAACAGACGGACGAGCCGAAGGACATGACGGCCCGACACATGTCCatcagagacag AGTGGCGTTGTTGAAGAAGAGTGGCGAGCAAGACTGGAGGAACAGAATCAACAGGAAGCAGGGCGGGGCCACGTTTGGTGACCACCAGGTTGGGCCACTGGAGGCGGAGCCAAGCCTCAACACGAAG GAGCCCATCgttgcacctcctccctctccacctgcTGACCCTCCCTTCCATGTTTCTTCTCCCAATGAGTCAGTTGCACAG CCCTTTTGTGTGGTCATCTCGCCCTCTGCATCTCCTCGAACCATGCAGGTGGATGAGAGACACCCCTGGAGAAGGAAG AGAATAACCCAGTCTGAGACGGAGGTCCGGAACGTCGAGGCTCAGCTGTCCATccaggagaggaagcagcagatagTAGCCCAGGAGGAGGCCTGGAAGGCCAAAGGTCATGGCGCTGCCAACGACTCCGCCCAGTTCACCGTTGCTGCACGAATGGTGAAGAAAG GGTTGGCGTCTCCTTCTGCATTACAAGCTTCAGTGCTCTCCAAACCCAAAAATGGGACCATCGCCATCTCCAAACCACAGGAAG ATTTGTGTCTAAATCCAGTGACGAAGGCTGGATCAGGTCTGAACGTGGAGTCGGACATGAAGCTTGAGCAGCTGGAGTCCTTCCTTGGAAAGCTCAATAAAG caccTTGTCTCCCAGAGGCAACCATCACAGTCACAGAGAAGAAGGTAAAGGAAGTAATGGCCCTCGAGGATGAAGCCTTCTCTAAATTCTACCGCGCGGTGGAGGAGCTCCCAGCCTCTGTCAACATGCTGGAAGTCCATGAAGACTTCGATGCCATCTTTGGTCCTCTGGCACCAAA ACTAACCTCAGAAATGGTGCAGCACAAACGAGCAGTCCGCCCGACCCGGAACATCCAGGCGTCCAGGAACCCCCTGAAATCTCTGGCTGCCCGGGAGGACATCAGGCACGAGTACACGGAGCAAAGGCTGAACATCGGCCAGCTGGAGAGCAAGAGGATGAAGGCTGAGAGGA TGAACAAGACCTCTGGCTTCTCTGACGTGGCTCTGGCCGGTCTGGCCAGCACGGAGAATTTCAGCAGCATCAACCTGCGCAGCGTCAGCATCTCTGAACACGTGTCCAACAACAGCGCGGTGCCTTACAAGAAACTCATGCTGttacaggtcaaag GACGACGCCATGTTCAGACCCGGCTAGTGGAGCCCAGAGCACCCTCCCTGAACAGCGGTGACTGTTTCCTGCTGGTTACACCACAACACTGCTTTGTCTGGACTGGAGAATTTGCAAATGTCATTGAGAAGAACAAG GCATCAGAGTTAGCTAATTTTATCCAAAGTAAGAGAGACATGGGCTGCCGAGCTCAAGATGTCCAGCTCATTGAGGAAGGCATGAACAACCACGCTTCCCAGGAATTCTGGAAAATCCTAGGAGGACAGTTGAGTATTCAAT ctgcaggaacacCAGATGAGGACGAGCTGTATGAAGGTGCCATCGTGGAGACCAACTGTATATACCGCCTGGTGGAGGacagactggttccagatgatGATTTTTGGGCCAAAATGCCTCGTTGTTCTCTGCTTGACCCTAAAGAG GTTCTGGTGTTTGACTTTGGCAGTGAGATGTATATCTGGCACGGGAAGGAAGTGACGCTGGCCCAAAGGAAGGTGGCCTTCCAGCTGGCCAAACACCTGTGGAACGGAACCTTCGACTACACCAACTGTGACATCAACCCTCTGGACCCAGGAGAGTGCAACCCGCTCATCCCCAA GAAAGGTCAGGGGCGACCTGACTGGGCGGTGTTTGGAAGGCTGACTCAGCACAATGAAACAACTCTGTTCAAGGAGAAGTTCGTGGACTGGAGCGACTCCAGGAAAACCCCCAGTCCCAGCAAAGTCCCCAACGACCGCGTGTCGGATCAGAAA CAGGATCCATCCCACTCTGACCCACGTAACGCCTGTGACACCTCCCTGATGCTGCACCTTCAGCCCAGGCCTGTCAACACCCGATTGGACGGCACGAATGTGGGCCGCGGCTACGGTCTGGTGGAGGCGGAGGACTGGCGGAGCTATGAGATTACCACCCTGGCAGTGGAGGTTTGGCATATCCTGGAGTTCGACTACAGCCGTCTGCCACGCCAGAGCATCGGGCAGTTCCATGAAGGCGACACCTACGTGGTGAAGTGGAAGTACATGGTTAGCACAgcag TTGGAAGAAGGCAGAATTCTGAGATCAAGATGTCAGCGGCCGGAAAGGAGAAGTGCTGTTACTTCTTCTGGCAGGGCCGCAACGCCACCATCAGTGAGAAGGGAACATCGGCACTCATGACCGTGGAGCTGGATGAGGAGCGCGGTGCCCAG GTTCAGGTCCAGCAGGGCAAGGAACCTCCGTGTTTCTTGCAGTGCTTCAAGGGGGGGATGGTCATCCACTCAggaaagagggaagaggaggaggaggaggagaactgcCAGA ACGACTGGCGTCTGTACTGTGTTCGTGGGGAAGTGGCTGTGGAGGGACACCTAGTGGAGGTCGCGTGTAACTGCAGCAGTCTGCGCTCGCGCGTCTCCATGCTGCTGTTGTGCGTCAGCCAGGCGCTCATCTACCTGTGGCACGGCTGCAaggctcagacacacactcaggaagTGGCGCGAACTGCAGCTAACCAGATTAAAGAGCA ATGCCCTCTAGAAACAggcctccacagcagcagcaatgttACTATTTGGGAATGTgatgagggggcggagcctgcaGCATTCTGGGAAGCCCTTGGGCGGAGAGACAGGAAAGCCTATGACTGCATGCTGCAAG aCCCGGGGCGATTCAACTTCACCCCCCGACTCTaccagctgagcagcagctctggccaGTTTACAGCCGTGGAGTTTCTGTATCCAGCGAGAGACTCCAAGAAGGTCAACTCCATGCCCTTCCTGGAGGAGGATCTGTACACCGCCTCACAGCCAG CCCTGTTCCTGGTAGACAACCACCATGAGGTCTATCTGTGGCAGGGCTGGtggcctcaggacactggaaaCACTGGCTCCGCTCGTATTCGCTGGGACGTGGACAGGAAATGTGCCATGGAGACTGTGCTGCAGTACTGCCAAG ACAAAAATGGGAAGAAGCCACCGAAGGCGTACCTGATCCATGCAGGTCTGGAGCCTCTCACCTTCACCAACATGTTCCCCAGCTGGGAGCATCGAGAGGACATCGCTGAGATCACAGAGAGG GAGGCAGAGGTCTGTAACCAGATCATCCTCGTGGAAGATGTGTTGGCCCGGCTGTGTAAGACCACCTACCCGCTGGCAGAGCTTCTAGCCCGGCCATTGCCTGAGGGTGTCGACCCTCTTCGACTGGAGGTCTACTTGACAGATGAGGACTTTGAG